GGGTCCTCGAGGACAATCTCCGCTCCCCGTCGGGCGTCTCCTATGTGATGGAGAACCGCCGCACGATGGCGCGCGTCTTCCCGAACCTGTTCGCCACGCATCGCGTGCGTTCCGTCGACGACTACGCCAGCCACCTGCTGCGGGCGCTGCGCAACTCCGCGGCCACCAACGAGGCCGACCCGACGGTGGTGGTGCTGACCCCGGGCGTCTACAACTCGGCGTATTTCGAGCATTCGCTGCTGGCCCGTCAGATGGGGGTCGAGCTAGTCGAGGGGCGCGACCTGTTCTGCCGCGACAACCAGGTGTACATGCGCACCACCGAGGGGGAGCGTCAGGTCGACGTCATCTATCGGCGCATCGACGACGCCTTCCTGGACCCGCTGCAGTTCCGTGCCGACTCGGTGCTGGGGGTGGCCGGCCTGGTCAACGCCGCTCGCGCCGGAAACGTCGTCATCTCCAGCGCGATCGGTAACGGCGTCGGCGACGACAAGCTCGTCTACACCTACGTGCCGACCATGATCGAGTACTACCTGGGCGAGAAACCGCTGCTGGCCAACGTCGAGACGATGCGCTGCTGGCTCGACGACGAACGCGAAGAGGTGCTCGACCGGATCGACGAGCTGGTCCTCAAGCCGGTCGAGGGGTCCGGCGGCTACGGCATCGTGTTCGGCCCGGAGGCCTCCGAGAAGGAGTTGGCCGCCGTCGCCAAGAAGATCCGCGACGACCCGCGGAGCTGGATCGCCCAGCCGATGATGGAGCTGTCGACCGTGCCGACGCAGGTCGGCAGCGCGCTGGCCCCCCGCTACGTCGACCTGCGGCCGTTCGCGGTCAACGACGGCAACGACGTGTGGGTGCTACCCGGCGGGCTGACCCGGGTGGCCCTGGTCGAGGGCTCACGGGTGGTCAACTCCAGCCAGGGCGGTGGCTCGAAGGACACCTGGGTGTTGGCGTCGCGGGCAGCAGACGGCGACCACGAGCTCGGGGCCGCCGAAGTGGTCCGGTCGCTGCCGGATTCCATGGCGGACCCGGCCGCGGACGGTCAGGCCGACACCCCACCGGGCAACGAACCACAGCAACAGCAGCAGCAACAGATCGTGATCCGCTGATGCTGGCCCGTAACGCCGAGGCGCTCTACTGGATCGGCCGCTACGTCGAGCGCGCCGACGACACCGCCCGCATTCTGGACGTGGTGCTGCACCAATTGCTCGAGGATTCCAGCGTCGACCCGGATCAGGCCTCGCGCCTGCTGTTGCGCGTACTCGGCATCGATCCACCAGCGCATGACCTGGACGTGTGGTCGTTGACCGATTTGGTCGCCTATAGCACCAACGCCCAGGGTGGCTCCTCGATCGTCGACGCCATCACCGCGGCGCGCGAGAACGCGAAGTCGGCGCGCGAGGTGACGTCCAGCGAGATCTGGGAGTGCCTCAACACCACCTACCACGCCCTGCCCGAACGCGAACGCGCCGCCAAACGCCTTGGGCCACACGACTTCCTGTCGTTCGTCGAGCGGCGGGCGGCGATGTTCGCCGGGCTGGCCGACTCGACGCTGTCCCGGGACGACGGGTATCGCTTCATGGTGTTGGGCCGGGCGATCGAGCGGGTCGACATGACCGTGCGGCTGTTGCTGTCGCGGGTCGGGGACAGCGCCTCGTCCCCGGCGTGGGTGACGCTGTTGCGCTCGGCGGGCGCGCACGATACCTATCTGCGCACCTATCGCGGTGTGCTCGATGCGGGCCGGGTGGTCGAGTTCATGTTGCTCGACCGGCTGTTTCCGCGTTCGGTGTTCTACTCGCTGCGGCTGGCCGAACACAACCTCGACGAACTGGTCCGCACCCGGCAGAGCCGGATCGGGCCCACCGCCGAGGCGCAGCGGTTGCTCGGGCAGGCCCGCAGCGAGCTGGAGTTCGTCCAGCCCGGTGTGCTGCTCGAGACGCTGGAGAGCCGGCTGGCGGGCCTACAACGCACGTGCCGCGATGTCGGGGAAGCCTTGGCGCTGCAGTACTTTCACGTCACGCCGTGGGTGGCGTGGTCGGACGCCGGTCAGCGCGCCCGGCTGGCCAGCAGGAAAGAGGACGGCTGATGTGGCGGCTGCGGGTGGTGCACACCACGGGATACGCCTATCAGTCACCGGTGACCGCCTCCTACAACGAAGCCCGGCTGACGCCGCGGTCGAACAACCGCCAAAACGTCATCCTCAACCGCGTCGAAACCATCCCGGCAACCCGGTCCTACCGCTACATCGACTATTGGGGCACCGCGGTGACGGCGTTCGACTTGCACGCGCCCCATACCGATCTCACGGTGATGTCCTCCTCGGTCGTGGAGACCGAACGCGCCGAGGCGCCACCCGCCGAGGTGGGGTGGGACGAGCTGCGCTCGGATGCGGTGATCGATCGGTTCGACGACCTGCTCCGCCCGACCGAACACGCCCCGGCCAGCAAGCGGGTCGCCTCGGTGGGCAAGAAGATCAGCAAAACCCATGGGCCGGCCGAAGCCGTTGTCGCCGCGGCCAATTGGGTGCGTGAGGAGCTGGACTACCTTCCGGGCACCACCAGCGTGCACTCGTCCGGGCTGGACGCACTGAAGGCGGGCAAGGGTGTCTGCCAGGACTTTGTGCACCTGTCGCTGATGTTGTTGCGCGGCATGGGAATTCCCGCGCACTACGTTTCGGGTTACCTGCATCCCAAACGCGACGCCGTCGTCGGGGACACCGTGGACGGGCGCAGTCACGCCTGGATCGAGGCGTGGACGGGCGCTTGGTGGAGCTTTGACCCCACCAACGACGCCGAGATCACCGAGCAGTACGTGGGTGTGGGTGCGGGTCGCGACTACGCCGATGTTTCGCCGTTAAAGGGCATCTACTCGGGGGAGGGCGCCACCGACCTCGACGTGATCGTGGAGGTGACCCGGCTCGCCTAGCCGGTATGCAGCGCTACCGTGACGTGCGGTTGGCGTTGATCTCCTCGTGGTGCGCCATGGCCCACCGGGCCAGGGAGATCACCAGCGGTAGCAATGTCCGCCCGAGTTCGGTCAATTCGTACTCGACCCGCGGTGGCACCTCGGCGTAGGCGGTGCGGTCGACCAGGCCATCCTCGACCAGATGCTTGAGCGTCAGGGTGAGCATCCGCTGCGAGATGCCTTCCACGGCCGCCTCCAGCGCGCCGAACCGCATTGGCCCGTCACGCAACGTGCCGATTACCAGCAGGCTCCACTTGTCGCCGATGCGATCCAGGACCTCCCGGACCGCGCCGCCCTCGGGTATCCGCGGCGTCTTTCGTGTGACGTTGGTCATAGCGAAGTCTCCGTCCCGGATACATACATCGGTGTGCCTTATGCGGCCGCCCCAGCGCTGACACACGATGTGGCTACGCACAAATAGTAAGGATTGGAGAGCACCGTGAACATTGCTCTGTGGGTCGTGCAGGGTCTGCTCGCATTCGTCTATCTCGTCGCGGGCGGGCTCAAAGTCGTTCGGCCGCGCGAACGACTCGTAGCGTCGGGCCGACTCGACTGGATGAAGGACCACTCGGACGCCGCTGTCAAGGCCGTCGGCGCGGTCGAGATCGCCGGCGCGCTCGGCGTGATCCTGCCCGAGGCAACCGGCATCGCCCGCATCCTGACCCCGATCGCCGCGGTAGGCCTGGTCATCGTGCAGATCGGCGCAATGCGCGTGCACCTGACGCGTAACGAGCGACAACCTTTGCCGATCAACGTGATTCTGCTGCTGCTC
The sequence above is drawn from the Mycobacterium marseillense genome and encodes:
- a CDS encoding circularly permuted type 2 ATP-grasp protein gives rise to the protein MSLTNQLEETRRGFRAARSERIFGGYNTSSDAYDMAFDEMFDAQGAVRGPYKGIYAELAPSDASDLKARAEALSRAFLDQGITFSLSGQERPFPLDLVPRVISAAEWTRLERGITQRVKALEMYLDDIYGDQEILNDGVIPRRLITSCEHFHRQAMGIVPPNGVRIHVAGIDLIRDEKGNFRVLEDNLRSPSGVSYVMENRRTMARVFPNLFATHRVRSVDDYASHLLRALRNSAATNEADPTVVVLTPGVYNSAYFEHSLLARQMGVELVEGRDLFCRDNQVYMRTTEGERQVDVIYRRIDDAFLDPLQFRADSVLGVAGLVNAARAGNVVISSAIGNGVGDDKLVYTYVPTMIEYYLGEKPLLANVETMRCWLDDEREEVLDRIDELVLKPVEGSGGYGIVFGPEASEKELAAVAKKIRDDPRSWIAQPMMELSTVPTQVGSALAPRYVDLRPFAVNDGNDVWVLPGGLTRVALVEGSRVVNSSQGGGSKDTWVLASRAADGDHELGAAEVVRSLPDSMADPAADGQADTPPGNEPQQQQQQQIVIR
- a CDS encoding alpha-E domain-containing protein — protein: MLARNAEALYWIGRYVERADDTARILDVVLHQLLEDSSVDPDQASRLLLRVLGIDPPAHDLDVWSLTDLVAYSTNAQGGSSIVDAITAARENAKSAREVTSSEIWECLNTTYHALPERERAAKRLGPHDFLSFVERRAAMFAGLADSTLSRDDGYRFMVLGRAIERVDMTVRLLLSRVGDSASSPAWVTLLRSAGAHDTYLRTYRGVLDAGRVVEFMLLDRLFPRSVFYSLRLAEHNLDELVRTRQSRIGPTAEAQRLLGQARSELEFVQPGVLLETLESRLAGLQRTCRDVGEALALQYFHVTPWVAWSDAGQRARLASRKEDG
- a CDS encoding transglutaminase family protein, which codes for MWRLRVVHTTGYAYQSPVTASYNEARLTPRSNNRQNVILNRVETIPATRSYRYIDYWGTAVTAFDLHAPHTDLTVMSSSVVETERAEAPPAEVGWDELRSDAVIDRFDDLLRPTEHAPASKRVASVGKKISKTHGPAEAVVAAANWVREELDYLPGTTSVHSSGLDALKAGKGVCQDFVHLSLMLLRGMGIPAHYVSGYLHPKRDAVVGDTVDGRSHAWIEAWTGAWWSFDPTNDAEITEQYVGVGAGRDYADVSPLKGIYSGEGATDLDVIVEVTRLA
- a CDS encoding winged helix-turn-helix transcriptional regulator; translation: MTNVTRKTPRIPEGGAVREVLDRIGDKWSLLVIGTLRDGPMRFGALEAAVEGISQRMLTLTLKHLVEDGLVDRTAYAEVPPRVEYELTELGRTLLPLVISLARWAMAHHEEINANRTSR
- a CDS encoding DoxX family protein, giving the protein MESTVNIALWVVQGLLAFVYLVAGGLKVVRPRERLVASGRLDWMKDHSDAAVKAVGAVEIAGALGVILPEATGIARILTPIAAVGLVIVQIGAMRVHLTRNERQPLPINVILLLLAAFVTVGRSVS